In the genome of Chrysoperla carnea chromosome 5, inChrCarn1.1, whole genome shotgun sequence, the window CTGACATTgtcaagatttaaaaaaattcatttatgaaaacagaatattaaataaagaaaaaatttcaaatttaagttgaaaaatttacatctaaATATCTAAGTTTTGTAGTACTCTTCAATTGTTTTTcgattttagtaattattttatcctACAGAGGCTTTTCATCCTCTACTCTTTCAAATATGCTACCTCCTAGTGTAAAAATACTGaactacaattttaatttacatgtaaaataaaattcttacaaatCAATCCACTTTTTTGATAACTCctctagtaaataatatttttgtttagacAATgtcacaattaattaataattattttgtcataattagaagataaatatatataaaatacaacaactatttataataaatgtatatatttataattaaaaatgagatgaaaataaaaacaatggaCGGATGGAATGTTTCTATTCTTTGATCGATTCTGTTGtgaaaaaacacattaaaaaaattcggtTTTTGTGAGATGAAAAAACAAATGAGATTCAGAAAAAACATAAAGCAGccataacatatttatattttaaattggaatgttttgttttgtatctCTTTATCTCAACAAATTGAGgggtatgaaaatatttctaaaatatttatctagaaaaaatttgaattgtgataggagttttttatttattcattcatcaCAATCACGATAGAAATTGAAATTGTACTCAAGGAAATTAATGCCTAATTTAGATGCTGGTAAATCACAGACattctgaaaaagaaaaaaaaattgttaaaaatgaatgattttttagaaactaaataaaaaagtacaaaaaaaatgaaacaaggtAATCAACATTAATTGttttatcaacaattttaaaGCACCTATACAGTGTATTTTGACAGAGAGCTTTAAAAACCTCCAACTAGAGTTTAGCCTATTTGCTCGTCGTTTTTAGCTAGAAATGGTAGAGCtggtaattaagaaaattggccttttcgcaaaaaaaaaatctttttacataTTTCGTGAGGTGAAAATCATTCGTATGAAATCATCgtgaaaaccaaaaaagtgGCAGCAACGCATTATATTCGAATATGCCCAGTGAAGTGGGACTTCTAATTTCTGGCGTCCgtgacaaatataaaaatgccgTGCCACTGACTAGTTAgctgttttgatatttattgattttttgttctTGAGACTGTTTATCGTGGATATTCGTcgctttttgtgtaaaaaaacacgcgttgaaattattgaaaacagaaATGTGAGTATAAGGATGCTGTTAAGGTTAACGATGACATTGACAGGACCTCAAATTCACTTGAAGtactcgatatttgcaatgaagATGAGTTACCAAATGCTTCGCGTTCTGGCAGTTTTACCTGTGACAATAGCGACGAATGTaagctttttttcaaatttgtgtcgCCTCAAAACTTACTTTGGATCGATAATATACATCGCGATGTAgcacagagttttggaaaagttcttttctgtacctcgcagaattaacttgaaaaatagtgactgaatataacaatttgacataataaaatgttatcttACTCGAAGAAagagtttcttgtttttattgacttgatGACCTAACATGATGGATAAAAGTTTGAACCCACCACCTCCATGGATGAATTCGTGCGCATGGGTCTGCAAGATATGAACGCTGAATACTATTGCAACAAGATTATCTGTGCCAAATCATTCATAATGTACTTGGATAAACAGAGATAtcgctgttaaaattttaaattaatcaaatatgaCATTGAATGTTAGCACTGATACGGAGGTGTTATGAATCATTGGAATGAATATCACTGTCACGATGAATGCCACTGACAGGGAATGTAGCGGTGCCATCCCATCACCAGATAtctgataaattaataatatttacctgATTATTAGTTAAAAGTGATGCacgatatgttaaaatttttcgaaacacGCCAATCATATCGATCTCAAATCGACGACCATGAGTACGAAAACCATTTTTCTCATCAATTTGAgacaataataattcttttgtaTTCTTTGTTTGACTGATTTGCTGTTGTTCATTCCAATCGTTTTGTTGTACGCCACAATCACTGTGTTGAGCTGTGTTATAACAAAACTCTAATTCTCGTATATTTGCATGTGTATTTctgtaattaaaattcaaaatttttattattaaattaaaaatgtgattgaattttatttccacTTACTGAAAATTAATATAGATATAATCTTCTGACATATATTTGGAAATAGGTACGTTGTAGGTCAAATTCATAGGTAAGTTACAATCGTAACAATAGTCAGCTCCTAAACTTGCATTAAAATGCCGCCCTTGAATTATAACAGAGAAAAAATTCTCTGATGATTctgtaaataaaagtataatttacaTTAGTAAAGAAACtctaatcaattaaattttctataaacgAACCCAGTGCCGGATTAACCCTTGTCGGAACCGGGGTCCTTAGGCGATTTGAAAGTTAGGCGGCACCCTTGTCCCTTAGTGTTCGGTCCTTCtcataaaaacttgtttttagtcttcgtaaatcaaCTGGGCCCTCCCTTGTGGCGCCGTTCTCATACAAATTTGTCAATTTCTCTTTTGACCTTTCCCCAACCCCTAGACAGTTACCTAAACCGCTTAATGGTTAATCCGTCACTGAAACCAAACCAAACCTACCTGAATCCGAATAAATATCACTCCAATCTGAATATTTATCATCAGTATCACGACGTTCTCGAATCTCTTTTCGTGAAATATTATTCACATGAATCGACTTAGGaattttctctttattattaattaacgaCAAATCAGTAAAATTCTTATCATTTGCTTGTCGTTCATCATCCAATTCAATATTCTCCCCACTATGTGTATCAATCGAATCTTGTGAACAACAATACACTTGGCAATTGGAGCTCCCCTCCAATTCTAAATCTGAATTACAAAAACTTGGTCGACCTATGGCCATTGGTGTACGTGgcacatttaaattttgtgataagGAATTCGATGATTCAGTACTATAAATATTTGGTGCTCGTGTTCTAATTTCATCTTCTTGATTACTATTTATATTAATGATTTCATTATCTTTGATCCACGGTCgagttttttgtaaaatttttgtatttgttactGTATTTCGTTGAGATAAATAACTTACGCCTAAGTTCAGTAAGGAATTTGTTACAGATGTAAATGGTTGTTCGGTTAATGAAGGTGATGTTTGCATTTTGTTGAAGTTCTTCGATAACCTATCATAGTATTTGTGATTGTGGTTttgtaattcaataaaatataaggttgttaTTGCTGCTAGActgaaatttaaacaaaaagtatatttaagaaaCCGCCGATATGAAGAAAAAACTATGGAGCTTACCATAAAGCCATTATAATTACAAGTACAACAATTGTTATTTGTATAACATTATTTGAACATATTTCATCCTCTGGCTCATCGCGTTTGGAACATTTATGTTGCTTCACATAGCATTTCTGTGTATGGAAATGATTATGTTGCGTTTTTCCATTTGTTGTAACTGTACTTGCTGTAGATTTTAAACTATCTCCACGCTTGAATTTATTCAAACGTTTATTCATTCGCTCCAGTTGATCAATacgattttctaaattatttgttactttGCATAATTCTTTTACGGCACCTACACTTTCCATAAATATACGTtcctaaaaaacaaattcattcaattcaaataaGTTTGTTTTTAGCCCCCGAAGCGCAGAAAGAAAAGAggcgtgttataagtttgaccgctaaaTGCGTCTGTGGCATCTTAGctccaaaacaaataaacctattttgattttttgtttgaaaggtaatttaatcgggagtgttattagctatgtttcaagaaaatcggttcagtttggagagagctaCAAGAAAAAAACAGCATTTGTCGGgcttttctttaatttctatttatgcCCGGTTCCACCtactttgattaaattattaccAACAAACTCAAAGTTattatgtgtctgtctgtgtacctgtggcatcgtagctattaaacggatgaaccgattttatttttttgttttgtttgaaaggtaatttaatcgagagtgttcttagttccTTGTTCAAGGAAATCGGATCAGTTTGgagttaaaaattctttaaacttaATCAAAGTTGGTGATAACTACTCTTAATTCTAATATTTCTCACCTTattaacaactaaaaaattatctatagaTTTTCCATTTGGCAAAATAATACTTCCTGCAGCACTAACAGCTTCGGGTAAAACTTGTGCAACTTCTTGTGCGATTACACCGATATCAACATGATCGGGTTTACGACTCATACCAGAATACAAAGCAAATTCTGGTTGATATTCATAactaaaacaatatatatataaattattcccGATCTTTTGATTCTATTATGAGATTCTTTGAAATCTAATTTAAACACTTACCGAACTAAACGTAGATTTTTAACTATTTCTAATTGTTCAGATGTATCACattcttttatgttttgtttagcCCGTAAATCACTAGGTTGTACTATATGACCtgtcaattttaaatttccatgTACCACTAAAGCTTCATCAGGTCGATCTGTATTAATTCCCACTTTCCCCGCGTGATATATTGATTCCTAAAAATATTGGTGTTAAAAAATAGACTCAAGCGCAAAGTATGTATTAAAACTTACATTAGTTGATCCCTTTTGCCAACATGGTTCAATGTCACTTTCAAATTGTCCAGGATTTGATgcctttaacaaaaaaatattctaaaattcgATATATAACATTTCTTACTTTTGTTAAGTTTTACATACCCGAACGATGATTCGATTTGAGGCCAATAAAGTTATTGGATATGGTTTAACTTTTGGATCAGCTGAAATATGTGCGTATAAACCAACCACTAATTGGAAATAACGTTGTTCTGGATTTGGTTTACCCTTTTTTCGCATATTATTTGACGTTGTTTCACTAAAATGTAGTCTTCCAACAGTTACTTTGGTTATTCGATCGGTACTTAAGTCGAcactaaattgaaaaaatatgtttacgttaataattttgatattaaagaagaaaatttttaatgctaaTCTGTTGGGGCAGTTCAATCGTGACCTTTATATCTATGTTCTGACATGGTTCTAGGAGCGGGCACatgatattaaaaagaaaacttaattaatttcgaTCGAGAGTGCTTTTAATGATTAAGATCGGCAaggaaaaattacataaaaatacttacaaaacaGGATAAAAAGGTTTCTTTGATCGATCACTTTGACTTTGTTCTACTTTAATTTCTTGATCTGGTGATTCATATTTCactccataa includes:
- the LOC123300900 gene encoding myelin regulatory factor homolog 2 isoform X2 → MDFAAVDATIQAIIGRSDFVGGIDNEALDFSQLEAFINSGDGSPEGHTGPASYFADSLQADNTVVVNGGGNNGAPGPPGPPGGPQQPNTNPGNNGTQSPTGNNVGRGKLVNVIIDTKRQGHHLPESPPDSGSEHPYSPAETTDPHPQQLATDIALTNGIYTTLSRVTNPTNTNPTMQQTNGTTLFKHHSQQPNSNQQVNNNNGEMINQMLSAPDHILLGNHPTQHHQILTLGNTPQTVNRCLETSQGCVLIQTPATDVQSHHLLQPASRRDPNIVDIGQNRNDYNRTDFKLPLGHDLDTVMMQQTPVGPRTPRRDSNLTELSQNRNDYNSNRTDLKMTFSTHDLDSVMIQSPMGPRVTIGAPLSHSQMDANLENMQAVYTNLQNVSKKRKLSQDIPLVKSEPELSPDCGSRPTACSPMDPAEEYSLDVSVSASGADSSGGPGSTNGNLYGDGSYQCIQFKEFQEGSWHFLADHQKNILPIPFYKVDADKGFNFSNADDAFVCQKKNHFQITCQIQLRGDAKFVKVNEGHYEEIVSFHLHFYGVKYESPDQEIKVEQSQSDRSKKPFYPVFVDLSTDRITKVTVGRLHFSETTSNNMRKKGKPNPEQRYFQLVVGLYAHISADPKVKPYPITLLASNRIIVRASNPGQFESDIEPCWQKGSTNESIYHAGKVGINTDRPDEALVVHGNLKLTGHIVQPSDLRAKQNIKECDTSEQLEIVKNLRLVRYEYQPEFALYSGMSRKPDHVDIGVIAQEVAQVLPEAVSAAGSIILPNGKSIDNFLVVNKERIFMESVGAVKELCKVTNNLENRIDQLERMNKRLNKFKRGDSLKSTASTVTTNGKTQHNHFHTQKCYVKQHKCSKRDEPEDEICSNNVIQITIVVLVIIMALCLAAITTLYFIELQNHNHKYYDRLSKNFNKMQTSPSLTEQPFTSVTNSLLNLGVSYLSQRNTVTNTKILQKTRPWIKDNEIININSNQEDEIRTRAPNIYSTESSNSLSQNLNVPRTPMAIGRPSFCNSDLELEGSSNCQVYCCSQDSIDTHSGENIELDDERQANDKNFTDLSLINNKEKIPKSIHVNNISRKEIRERRDTDDKYSDWSDIYSDSESSENFFSVIIQGRHFNASLGADYCYDCNLPMNLTYNVPISKYMSEDYIYINFQNTHANIRELEFCYNTAQHSDCGVQQNDWNEQQQISQTKNTKELLLSQIDEKNGFRTHGRRFEIDMIGVFRKILTYRASLLTNNQNVCDLPASKLGINFLEYNFNFYRDCDE
- the LOC123300900 gene encoding uncharacterized protein LOC123300900 isoform X1, encoding MDFAAVDATIQAIIGRSDFVGGIDNEALDFSQLEAFINSGDGSPEGHTGPASYFADSLQADNTVVVNGGGNNGAPGPPGPPGGPQQPNTNPGNNGTQSPTGNNVGRGKLVNVIIDTKRQGHHLPESPPDSGSEHPYSPAETTDPHPQQLATDIALTNGIYTTLSRVTNPTNTNPTMQQTNGTTLFKHHSQQPNSNQQVNNNNGEMINQMLSAPDHILLGNHPTQHHQILTLGNTPQTVNRCLETSQGCVLIQTPATDVQSHHLLQPASRRDPNIVDIGQNRNDYNRTDFKLPLGHDLDTVMMQQTPVGPRTPRRDSNLTELSQNRNDYNSNRTDLKMTFSTHDLDSVMIQSPMGPRVTIGAPLSHSQMDANLENMQAVYTNLQNVSKKRKLSQDIPLVKSEPVNNVFVELSPDCGSRPTACSPMDPAEEYSLDVSVSASGADSSGGPGSTNGNLYGDGSYQCIQFKEFQEGSWHFLADHQKNILPIPFYKVDADKGFNFSNADDAFVCQKKNHFQITCQIQLRGDAKFVKVNEGHYEEIVSFHLHFYGVKYESPDQEIKVEQSQSDRSKKPFYPVFVDLSTDRITKVTVGRLHFSETTSNNMRKKGKPNPEQRYFQLVVGLYAHISADPKVKPYPITLLASNRIIVRASNPGQFESDIEPCWQKGSTNESIYHAGKVGINTDRPDEALVVHGNLKLTGHIVQPSDLRAKQNIKECDTSEQLEIVKNLRLVRYEYQPEFALYSGMSRKPDHVDIGVIAQEVAQVLPEAVSAAGSIILPNGKSIDNFLVVNKERIFMESVGAVKELCKVTNNLENRIDQLERMNKRLNKFKRGDSLKSTASTVTTNGKTQHNHFHTQKCYVKQHKCSKRDEPEDEICSNNVIQITIVVLVIIMALCLAAITTLYFIELQNHNHKYYDRLSKNFNKMQTSPSLTEQPFTSVTNSLLNLGVSYLSQRNTVTNTKILQKTRPWIKDNEIININSNQEDEIRTRAPNIYSTESSNSLSQNLNVPRTPMAIGRPSFCNSDLELEGSSNCQVYCCSQDSIDTHSGENIELDDERQANDKNFTDLSLINNKEKIPKSIHVNNISRKEIRERRDTDDKYSDWSDIYSDSESSENFFSVIIQGRHFNASLGADYCYDCNLPMNLTYNVPISKYMSEDYIYINFQNTHANIRELEFCYNTAQHSDCGVQQNDWNEQQQISQTKNTKELLLSQIDEKNGFRTHGRRFEIDMIGVFRKILTYRASLLTNNQNVCDLPASKLGINFLEYNFNFYRDCDE